One Nonomuraea angiospora DNA segment encodes these proteins:
- a CDS encoding AMP-binding protein produces the protein MKPAASTTGTVIHEVFRRAYERGERPALVDLRGGHVYGYRRLVTEVTRAASGLVRRGARRDQVVGVHVSTAGAQTLAVHTVLAAGGVAAPIDPALGAGEMAAWLRACDARTLITTPDLAETAVRAADESRVRQVVSLGAALDTIDFRCLLTLEPTPLPALDAKRQDALLTADGGRMSHADLLSRMAELDLPVGLAESDVVLTTWSPDSRCDLVALVGLGVSKGALVVAAGGGDPPGTSYDFSVTVVTNPEGGLERVR, from the coding sequence ATGAAGCCTGCCGCCTCGACCACCGGGACCGTGATCCACGAGGTGTTCCGCCGGGCGTACGAGCGCGGGGAGCGGCCGGCGCTCGTCGATCTGCGCGGCGGCCACGTCTACGGCTACCGCAGGCTGGTGACCGAGGTGACCAGGGCGGCCTCGGGGCTCGTACGCAGGGGCGCGCGGCGCGACCAGGTGGTGGGCGTGCACGTCTCGACCGCCGGCGCGCAGACGCTGGCCGTGCACACCGTGCTGGCGGCGGGCGGCGTGGCGGCGCCGATCGATCCCGCGCTCGGCGCCGGTGAGATGGCCGCGTGGCTGCGCGCGTGCGACGCGCGCACCCTGATCACCACTCCCGACCTGGCGGAGACGGCGGTGCGGGCGGCCGACGAGTCCCGGGTGCGCCAGGTCGTCTCGCTGGGCGCGGCGCTCGACACGATCGACTTCCGCTGCCTGCTCACGCTGGAGCCCACCCCGCTGCCCGCGCTCGACGCCAAGCGCCAGGACGCGCTGCTGACGGCCGACGGCGGCCGGATGTCCCACGCCGACCTGCTGTCCAGGATGGCGGAGCTCGACCTGCCCGTTGGCCTGGCCGAGTCCGACGTCGTGCTGACCACGTGGTCGCCCGACAGCCGGTGCGACCTGGTCGCCCTGGTGGGCCTGGGGGTGTCCAAGGGCGCGCTGGTGGTGGCCGCGGGCGGCGGCGATCCGCCCGGCACGAGCTACGACTTCAGCGTCACGGTGGTGACCAACCCCGAGGGCGGGCTGGAGCGCGTCCGCTGA
- a CDS encoding ATP-binding protein → MLRFADFSDLPAEPNAFVGRESDLDELVHLMRVSRAVTLCGAGGIGKTRLAMRLAARVGPDHPGGVWVIELADLEKGELRGYVAAALGIAGDLAESIGGRRALLVLDNCEPVIGECAELCRDLLGACPGLTVLATSREPLRVPGETVWRVPPLSVDRPAGGSGGGSAGGSVGGSATGAASGSGGGEESEAVRLFVARATAARPGFELTDESRPLVTELCQALDGLPLAIELAAAMVRVLSVRQLVERLDDRFRLLAGGARTAPARHRTLRAAVDWSYRLLSPQERLLLRRTAAFRSSWTLDLAEAVCSGPGLPEEDVLLRLCDLVDKSLVALDGEIAGQARYRLLETVRDYALEQLAESGEETELRRRHLTALAAMASGFKEAIAPGARTSWPVIERYVNLFDALKVEVGSACDWSIAIGLPETALGLLTDLRYLLVGSGRKLDMAERLDRLLALEAPQVQPALRGQATILRGELALAAGDLELATWCTRAGLDLCRSADDAYGEAVGTIVLAQLTGKPDTLARALELARRSGDLILESLAQGTRAQFGLHHGRLREAQRGFEEVLAINEGLDNHVGRSYAHIGLAQVARRSGDLATAKRHYESGLGLLRHVDARQQIVSCLAGLGKVALDQGDLAEARARFTEALVLSRDAGLRAGIARRLEEWAVLVSAEGDHRRAVLLAAASVALRSRQPDARTEDVLRPARSGLGEAVVGMLWSEGAGMTAEQAVACALDGALPERPMEPVMPVSQDSRLTAREREIAELIARGLSNRAIADELVISPATAARHVANILSKLGFSTRTQIAAWVIERR, encoded by the coding sequence ATGCTGCGATTCGCCGACTTCAGCGACCTGCCGGCCGAGCCGAACGCGTTCGTGGGCCGGGAGTCCGATCTCGATGAGCTCGTCCATCTGATGCGCGTCTCCCGGGCCGTGACCCTCTGCGGCGCGGGCGGCATCGGGAAGACCCGGCTGGCGATGCGGCTCGCGGCCAGGGTGGGTCCTGACCATCCTGGCGGCGTGTGGGTGATCGAACTGGCCGACCTGGAGAAGGGCGAGCTGAGAGGGTACGTCGCAGCCGCGCTCGGCATCGCGGGCGACCTGGCCGAGTCGATCGGGGGCCGGCGCGCGCTCCTGGTGCTCGACAACTGCGAGCCGGTGATCGGGGAGTGCGCGGAGCTGTGCCGTGACCTGCTCGGCGCCTGCCCGGGGCTCACCGTGCTGGCCACCAGCAGGGAGCCGCTGCGCGTACCCGGCGAGACCGTGTGGCGGGTGCCGCCCCTGTCGGTGGACCGGCCGGCGGGCGGCTCCGGGGGTGGCTCGGCGGGCGGCTCGGTGGGCGGCTCGGCGACAGGGGCGGCGAGCGGTTCGGGGGGCGGGGAGGAGAGCGAGGCCGTGCGGCTGTTCGTGGCCAGGGCCACCGCCGCCCGGCCCGGCTTCGAGCTGACCGACGAGAGCCGGCCGCTGGTCACGGAGCTGTGCCAGGCGCTCGACGGCCTGCCGCTGGCGATCGAGCTGGCCGCCGCCATGGTGCGGGTCCTGTCCGTACGCCAGCTCGTCGAGCGGCTGGACGACCGGTTCAGGCTGCTGGCGGGCGGCGCGCGTACGGCTCCGGCCCGGCACCGCACGCTCAGGGCCGCGGTGGACTGGAGCTACCGGCTGCTCTCCCCGCAGGAGCGGCTGCTGCTGCGCCGCACGGCCGCCTTCCGCTCCTCGTGGACGCTCGACCTGGCCGAGGCGGTCTGCTCGGGGCCGGGGCTGCCCGAGGAGGACGTGCTGCTCAGGCTGTGCGACCTGGTGGACAAGTCGCTGGTCGCGCTCGACGGCGAGATCGCCGGTCAGGCGCGCTACCGGCTGCTGGAGACCGTACGGGACTACGCGCTGGAGCAGCTCGCCGAGTCGGGTGAGGAGACGGAGCTGCGGCGCAGGCACCTGACGGCGCTGGCCGCGATGGCGAGCGGGTTCAAGGAGGCGATCGCGCCGGGCGCGCGCACGTCGTGGCCGGTGATCGAGCGGTACGTGAACCTGTTCGACGCGCTCAAGGTCGAGGTCGGCTCGGCCTGCGACTGGTCGATCGCCATCGGCCTGCCGGAGACCGCGCTGGGCCTGCTGACCGACCTGCGTTACCTGCTGGTCGGCAGCGGCAGGAAGCTCGACATGGCCGAGCGGCTCGACCGGCTGCTGGCCCTCGAGGCCCCGCAGGTGCAGCCGGCGCTGCGCGGGCAGGCCACGATCCTGCGCGGCGAGCTGGCGCTGGCGGCGGGCGATCTCGAGCTGGCCACGTGGTGCACCCGCGCCGGGCTCGATCTGTGCAGGTCCGCCGACGACGCGTACGGCGAGGCCGTCGGCACGATCGTGCTGGCCCAGCTCACCGGCAAGCCCGACACCCTGGCCCGCGCGCTGGAGCTGGCCAGGCGCTCCGGCGACCTCATCCTGGAGTCGCTGGCCCAGGGCACCCGGGCGCAGTTCGGGCTGCACCACGGCCGCCTGCGGGAGGCGCAGCGCGGGTTCGAGGAGGTGCTGGCGATCAACGAGGGGCTCGACAACCACGTGGGCCGGTCCTACGCCCACATCGGGCTCGCCCAGGTCGCCAGGCGCTCGGGCGACCTCGCGACGGCCAAGCGGCACTACGAGTCGGGGCTGGGCCTGCTGCGGCACGTGGACGCCAGGCAGCAGATCGTGAGCTGCCTGGCCGGGCTCGGCAAGGTGGCGCTCGACCAGGGTGACCTGGCGGAGGCCAGGGCCAGGTTCACCGAGGCGCTGGTGCTCAGCCGCGACGCGGGGCTGCGCGCGGGCATCGCCAGGCGGCTGGAGGAGTGGGCGGTCCTGGTCTCCGCCGAGGGCGACCACCGGCGCGCGGTCCTGCTGGCCGCCGCCTCGGTGGCGCTGCGCAGCCGCCAGCCGGACGCGCGTACGGAGGACGTCCTGCGACCGGCGCGGAGCGGGCTGGGCGAGGCCGTGGTCGGCATGTTGTGGTCGGAGGGCGCGGGGATGACCGCCGAGCAGGCCGTGGCGTGCGCCCTGGACGGCGCGCTGCCCGAACGCCCCATGGAGCCGGTCATGCCGGTCAGCCAGGACAGCAGGCTCACGGCCAGGGAGCGCGAGATCGCCGAGCTGATCGCCAGAGGGCTGAGCAACCGGGCCATCGCCGACGAACTGGTCATCAGCCCGGCGACCGCCGCCCGCCACGTGGCCAACATCCTGTCCAAGCTGGGCTTCTCCACACGTACACAGATCGCCGCATGGGTGATCGAGCGCCGCTGA
- a CDS encoding penicillin-binding transpeptidase domain-containing protein has product MAGSRAERIDEPLRRVARLCAAMLFVLLAHVTLVQAFGSRELNADHRNVRPLIARFDHPRGDILTYEGTPIAVSRPTGGGPYLYRRVYQDGELYAAVTGHMSLYRSTGIEQARDEVLSGDDPKVKVRSLVGAGVVEGADVRLTISERVQRAAYQELRRMGLPGAVVAINPATGAILALTTYPTYDPNTLTTFDAGRLLATSRLLRQDPARPLLNRALNRLYPPGSTFKLVTAAAALASGEYTPTTPVNAPARLRLPGTPTILQNAGGGGCGKERPTLTDAFHVSCNTAFAGIGLQLGQDLLRDQAEAFGFNAPNLTIPLVATASRFPPAMDRAQTALSAIGHHAIRVTPLMVAMLSAAVANNGTLMRPYLVEEVRLADGSIIDRAGPSVYRKAVSPALAKSLAAMMTMAPRTGKSAAAAPRRGAEAVLSEVIPGTDDHALVTAFAPADAPEVAVGVVLEHPGARADAVTSIARTVIAAALQ; this is encoded by the coding sequence ATGGCCGGATCGAGGGCGGAGCGGATCGACGAGCCGCTGCGCCGTGTCGCCAGGTTGTGCGCGGCGATGCTGTTCGTGTTGCTGGCGCATGTGACGCTCGTCCAGGCGTTCGGCTCGCGGGAGCTCAACGCCGACCACAGGAACGTGCGGCCGCTGATCGCCAGGTTCGACCATCCGCGCGGCGACATCCTGACCTATGAGGGCACCCCGATCGCCGTGAGCCGCCCCACCGGCGGCGGCCCGTACCTCTACCGGCGGGTCTACCAGGACGGGGAGCTGTACGCGGCCGTCACCGGTCACATGTCGCTCTACCGCTCCACCGGGATCGAGCAGGCGCGGGACGAGGTGCTGTCCGGGGATGACCCGAAGGTCAAGGTGCGCTCGCTGGTCGGGGCGGGCGTCGTGGAGGGGGCCGACGTCCGGCTGACGATCAGCGAGCGGGTGCAGCGGGCCGCGTACCAGGAGCTCAGGAGGATGGGGCTCCCTGGAGCGGTGGTGGCCATCAACCCGGCGACGGGGGCGATCCTGGCGCTGACCACCTATCCGACCTACGACCCGAACACCCTCACCACGTTCGACGCCGGGCGGCTCCTCGCGACCTCGCGGCTGCTCCGGCAGGATCCGGCGCGGCCCCTGCTGAACCGGGCGCTGAACCGGCTCTATCCGCCCGGGTCCACGTTCAAGCTGGTCACGGCGGCCGCGGCGCTGGCGTCCGGGGAGTACACGCCGACCACGCCGGTGAACGCGCCCGCGCGGCTGCGGCTTCCCGGGACGCCGACGATCCTGCAGAACGCGGGCGGCGGCGGCTGCGGGAAGGAGCGGCCGACGCTCACGGACGCGTTCCACGTGTCCTGCAACACCGCGTTCGCCGGCATCGGGCTGCAGCTCGGGCAGGACCTGCTCAGGGACCAGGCGGAGGCGTTCGGGTTCAACGCGCCCAACCTGACGATCCCGCTCGTCGCCACCGCCAGCCGCTTTCCGCCGGCCATGGATCGGGCGCAGACCGCACTGTCGGCCATCGGGCACCACGCCATCCGGGTGACGCCGCTGATGGTCGCCATGCTGTCGGCCGCCGTGGCCAACAACGGGACCTTGATGCGGCCGTACCTGGTGGAGGAGGTACGGCTGGCGGACGGCTCGATCATCGACCGCGCCGGCCCCTCCGTCTATCGCAAGGCGGTGTCGCCGGCGCTGGCCAAGAGCCTGGCGGCGATGATGACGATGGCGCCGCGCACCGGCAAGTCGGCGGCCGCCGCCCCCAGGAGGGGCGCCGAGGCCGTCCTGTCGGAGGTCATCCCGGGGACGGACGACCACGCGCTCGTCACCGCCTTCGCGCCCGCGGACGCGCCCGAGGTGGCGGTGGGGGTCGTGCTGGAGCACCCCGGGGCGCGGGCCGACGCGGTGACCTCGATCGCCCGCACGGTCATCGCGGCCGCCCTGCAATGA